In Setaria italica strain Yugu1 chromosome IX, Setaria_italica_v2.0, whole genome shotgun sequence, the genomic stretch TGGAATTCCCTTTCTTTTCACTCTTTCACGTGATTTCTGAATGATATAAACTAGTACGTACTTCTGCACGAAAAAATAATGTATTCTGGAATCCAAATAATGTATTCTGGAATCCAAATCCTACGGCATTTTGTGAAACAGAAACCAATCCTAATCTCAACTTTTCTGATGCTACGTATAAAAGGCAAAGCGGAGGATTATATTGTTCTACGTGAAATTCCCTGGACTCCAAAGATCAAATGGTTTTAGCAGTCATCATGCAGATGAAAAGGTTGTATTGGCATATTTAAATCTCGACAAAAGTTATATGATAGTAGGTACCATTACCATCCCGGCATCTCGCGGACGAAAAATGCTCCAGGTAAACAAACAACGAATCAGGTAGTGTATTTTATTCAGTTGGTCAAAGGCACAGGCAAACAAACAGCTCATCCAGTCATTTGAACACACATCTTCCAGTATAATAATGTATCCTAAATTCACGTGTTCTGATTGCAAAGAGTTACAACACTTCCAACTTTCAAATATAGCTGCCTTTTGCGCAGCAAGCCGGCAATCCATTTAGACACAATCAGACACTCCACAATCAGCACAATGAGCTCTCACTGCTTTCCAGAGGGCTCGTACCCGGTTGGATGTACATATTGACACCGACATAAAAATGAGGTGCTGCACACAGAACTTCTTCCGATTTCTGTTTGATGGACGGCTCTATACATATTGTGTCGGGGAGGCATTGTCCCGGCAGCCGGATGTCTACCACCTGGGGCGCTCAATCTACAAGGTGCGCCCACATTTGCAGACTTCTGTAGAGACACAAACGTCAAGAACAAAAACTACGCACAGCGGAAAGTGGAAGGCCCCCTCAAGGAGTAGAATTCACTGAGATTTCTTGATGAACAGGGGGGCTCTGTGTCTCTTGGTGAGAAGGGGTCACTAGCCTTTGAACAGTCTTCAGAGCACTTGTTAACTGTGAAAATGAAGGGCGCAGATTTGGATCTCTGGCAATAAGAAAACCACATTAGTGCACATATTGATTGCCATGGCCAAGACGAGAGACTTGGATCAGAAAACGTAATGATTTTTAACAACTCACTTCTGCCAGCATTCGTATATGATCCTTGCTACCAGAGGATCAACTTCCTTGGGAATATCAAGCCGTCTATCCTGGAAGCCAACTGCCCCCACGACTTGCATTGGATTCATCCCACTCCATGGCATTCTAAGTGTTGCCAGTTCCCACAAGATGACACCGAAACTGTAAACATCACACCTGCACAAAATTCAGGCAGAGGATGAGTTAAGATTGTTACTGATTTTAATTAAGGAACCAGTGAGGTATAGAAAGGtcttgatagagaacaagaaaAAGTGTCAAACCACTAATTCTGGTTAGGGAAGACAGATTAATTAGCATTTACAATTCTGGTTTCTACATGATTGGTTGGAAAATTATACAGCCAGGGAGCTGACTGTAAAGTAGTCATATCTCAAAATATTTTCTTACCTGGTACTGATCATTAATTTTTAAACCAACACACCAGATTCTCTCTGTTGTGCAAATGAAAAATTATAAGCAGTATATCACAGTTAACTCAGGGACAGGGAGTCAAAATTTTGAGCAAAATAACACAAGGACAAGCATTCCACAGGAAGATAAGACTCCTACATCCATGGAAATGTTGTATAACTTCACACAGATGATCCAGAACGAGATAAATGAAAGCATCAGAAAACCACTCACTTTTCATTTGATTGTTCATTCCGCAAAACCTCAGGTGCCATCCACTCAGGCTGATAGATAATACCAAAAAATCTCCATTAAGAAACAAACCACCTAATGCATGGGAAATAAAGTAGGGAAAAAACATGATTGTGGCATCCAGATGCTAGCTACTTACTGTTCCAGCAGTGGATTTGGATGACAAAAATGTACTGTGCTTCAACCGTGAAAGTCCAAAGTCGCAAACCTGTTTTTTTTGGCATACATTGATAAGAATGATTATAGGTGAACAAGTATCAATTGTGAGAAAAAGCACATACCTTTACATTCCAATTATTGTCAACCAGCAGGTTTGGGGATTTCAGATCTCGATGGACTATTGTTGGTACACTAGTGTGCAGGCAATTCATACCTTTGGCCTTAAGAAAAAATAGTCATTTGAATGAGCAGgaacaaataaaaaaacatatcaatcaaaTATGTGAGATTCATCCATACCACATCAAGGGCCATCTTGATCCTCCGTTTTTCATCTATTAAGCAATTAGGACGGTGAAGGATCTTATACAAGCTTCCCCTGAGCAAGGACATAATCATGAACAACAGTGAATCATAAAACATGAACATCATTAGATTTTTTATCAATCGGGTGAGCACAATTATGTAAAATTTAGCATCTAATAGCATGTACCGTTAATCTGTTATAGAACTATAAGTTGCTAAAAAGAACTTTCATGTTGTCTAGACTGGGATACTTAATTCacatatttcaaaatataaacACCTTTGCGTAGTAAAAATATAGTACTGTACCTTGGAAGATATTCAGATACAATTGATAAGTTCGGAGGGCGTGTAACAGCTCCCATAAAGAGAACAATATTTGGATGGCGCAGCCGACGCATAATTCGTACCTTGTCAAATAAAGTACATCAGTATTATCAAACAGTGCAGCAGGAATGGACTGAGTAAATATGAACGCTGAATGGTGTATTAGTAAACTCCAAGACAGAAACAGATAAAAGTTCACCTACTTCACTCCTAAACTCATCCAGAGCATCACCATAGAAATCTTGATCCAAGAATTTTTTTACAGCTACTTCCtgcaaataaaacaaaaaatttcAGTGCATTAAGACTTGCTTTGTTTTCTCATGTAAGTTCTTTGTGACTTCATTCACAGAACATCTTGGAAAAACGGCCAAGCTCAAGATACAAACCAAAAGCAGGGGAATGAACTACTTACTGTTCCATTCCAGTCAGCACGGTAGACCTCTCCATACGAACCTATTGGAAGGAAGCAATTCAATCAATCATTTTCTCACAGAGAACACAAAGATGCAAGTTCATGCAACCAGCTCACTCCTACTCAACGAATGAAAAGCATAGAACCCAACAATGCCAACGACTTGAAATACAGTCTAGCACGTTTAAGATTAGTTTCCAAAACAATCCCAAATTGTTAGTTCAAAGGCAGCAAAGTGTATTTCAAAACTTGGTAGCAAAGAAGTACCTAAGCCAATCCTTTCACCAATCACAAGATCTTCCCAAGGAATTTCACATTCAGACACATCATCAAAGTCAAGCCTCTGTGACCTGACATCCATGTTTCTTGATGGCGTTGACGTGTCCATGAATCTGTCAAGGGGAGATTTCTTTGGATCAGGGAGTAATTTCTTATGGTCCTGCTTTGAATCAAGGTTTTCCATATGTTGTTTTGCTTGATTCTGAACTCTATTCATTGGGACTCTTCCTTCTGCAGGATTATCCCATGGAAGTCTTTCTTGTGGTAGTTGAACCAGGCCATGTTGATCCTCCAGTCTAGAATTTGTAGGGACTTTGTCCAAACCACCATGGAGAACCCTTTCAGGAACCTTCCCAGTCTCAGCTGTAGATGTAATCTTCATGGCAGAGGTACCAATCATAATGTTGTCATAATTATGAGGCTGTGCCACATATGATGTATCGTTACGCAATCCAGCATTAAGATTACTATTCCTTGTGGCTGGTCGTGGCATCTGGGATGATGATGGTGATGCAGCATTATTGCCAACATTTCTACGTGCGAATGAATCCTCAACATAATTGTACTGTTTGTTGTTGGAAACATCATTGTAAGGTGACCAGTTCTTCATAACTAACCGCTGCTGTGGTCTACCACCACTAGGGGCTACATTCTCTCTGCGCTTTTGTAGCTCATTGTTCCTATTATCTGGCCCTTTGAATGCTActgaagttttcttggactcaATACCCCCAAAAGGATTAAGGTCAGCAAAAAGGTTTCTGGACTCTGGATTTTCCTGCAAATCTGGAAGCCGATTTAAATTCCGTGGATGTTCCCCTTGAAGTACAACTTTCTCCTGGGATGATGTACCAGCAGAAGTTGATGGTCCATCTGATTGCTCATGAGACACCAGCGTCCATGAACTGTCAAAAACACTTCCAGCAGGAACAGATGATGTGCCACTCGAAGAGGTTTGAGAAGATGCTGCGACTGCTGCTGTCTCATATCCAGATTTACTATCTAATATCCAATCATCACTGCTAAACAAAGGCAGTTGGCCACCTTTAGGTTCGGGTGGCAATGCACTAGGATCCAGATTAGCATCAATGGAACTCGATGGTCCAGCTGTCCGATTCAGGCTGAGTTTTCTATTAGAATTTAATGAATTTCCCTTCCAACTTAAGATATCTGCTGGAATAAGAGCACCAGGAGCAGCCATCAGATCAACCAAAAACTCCCTACAGAAAAATTGCAATAATAAAACTACTTAGCAAACATACAGTAGCAacaaataaattgaaatataGCAAGCAGCAATAGCACATGGATAACACACTAGGAAGCATCTTTCACTAAGTATCCATGCACCATGCTATGAACAAAGTGCAATGATCAAAACATCAAAACCTTTCATTATCCATCTTAATTATGTTTatagcatcatcatcatcaccaccagTATAATTGCTCCCTTTGACAAGTTTGCATGGAATGCCAACGCGGTCAGCAAGGATCTGCACGAAGAGGTACAGGAGTGTGTGCTTTTCAGCTCAATGATTGACAATTCAATACTTTTCAGTAActtcctagctagctagctttctTGCTTGCATTAGTACATGACAGTGTGCATgggaaagagagggagggaggaaagggGACCTTGAAAAGTAGGGCACGGTGACGTGATAGCCCTATCTTGATGCAGCCAATAGGCAACAAACTTGTTTGTAATGAGGTTCTCAGCTCAGTACTCTTCTCCAACCACCTTGTGAGCATGTCATTGGCGTCTTTTACAGGTCCACCCATATTATCTGTAACAAGCTCAGCAATTCTTTGCACTAAGAGTGCAATATTGGCAACAGGGAAGTCCAACAGGATGCACTGTgccacttgctccatctcctgcaAGGTACTATCAATGGCACGGTTGATTACAATGACTTCAAAGCCCAGGTCCCCTATGCCTGTTTGGAGATCAGCTAGTGATGGCATCTTCCCCTGCCTAGAGGATTCCATAGAGGAGCCAAAGATGTCATAGAAACCATCAACGACTTTCTCATGATAATCAAGAAAGTTATAGTCCTGAAAGAAGTTAAAACATAAGTCAGAATGGAGTGTGAATGTTAAAAGTCAGCACCCGATCCTCCACCCTCATAGGTAGTGATAAACTGACCAATGAATAGTACTATGAATAGCCAACTAGACACAAACAGAACAAAGAGACTTTTGATTATAAGAGACTGATCTTCCATGTCCAAGAAGGCTTATGATAAATATGGATTTGCAATGAGAGCATGGGCTCACCAAATATTTGACTGGCGTAAACACAACATACAAAACTTGAAAACATAGTATGATCAAGCAACCCTATATTTGCTGAAAAACAAAATACTGCTACCTGATCATCTCCTTCCTTGGCTAACTATGTTCCACCTCCATGACACACTAGCACACATGcagcttcttccttcctttaccTAGGTTTTTCACACACTGGCTAAGCCTACAAGGCTGTTTATTTTTTGCATCCATTTCCCAGGAGAAAATGCCTTCTATTTtgttatctatttttttttccttttagcaGTGTGGTGCTGGGAAcatttctctctctttcctaGTAGTGGCTCACCAGGAACCAATCCTTTATCACAGCAAATAGTTGAATACATCAATAttttttgcatgcatgcatgcagcctCTAAATAGTAAGTAGCATTCTCACTTCTCCGTATATTATTTCGGAGTCCTTGACTGATGTGACTCTTAATAACAAATGCG encodes the following:
- the LOC101762982 gene encoding serine/threonine-protein kinase EDR1; the encoded protein is MKNLFKSKIRWQHRSNDPASPAGQPQQGQGSQQPSSPSPASSPSGTGAASALSVSTASSSPPSAAATPTGAAGAGAGAGGGEDYISSEEEFQMQLAMALSASSNGDYVGDLDGDQIRKAKLMSLDRFSAHRDEGHTADSLSRRYWDYNFLDYHEKVVDGFYDIFGSSMESSRQGKMPSLADLQTGIGDLGFEVIVINRAIDSTLQEMEQVAQCILLDFPVANIALLVQRIAELVTDNMGGPVKDANDMLTRWLEKSTELRTSLQTSLLPIGCIKIGLSRHRALLFKILADRVGIPCKLVKGSNYTGGDDDDAINIIKMDNEREFLVDLMAAPGALIPADILSWKGNSLNSNRKLSLNRTAGPSSSIDANLDPSALPPEPKGGQLPLFSSDDWILDSKSGYETAAVAASSQTSSSGTSSVPAGSVFDSSWTLVSHEQSDGPSTSAGTSSQEKVVLQGEHPRNLNRLPDLQENPESRNLFADLNPFGGIESKKTSVAFKGPDNRNNELQKRRENVAPSGGRPQQRLVMKNWSPYNDVSNNKQYNYVEDSFARRNVGNNAASPSSSQMPRPATRNSNLNAGLRNDTSYVAQPHNYDNIMIGTSAMKITSTAETGKVPERVLHGGLDKVPTNSRLEDQHGLVQLPQERLPWDNPAEGRVPMNRVQNQAKQHMENLDSKQDHKKLLPDPKKSPLDRFMDTSTPSRNMDVRSQRLDFDDVSECEIPWEDLVIGERIGLGSYGEVYRADWNGTEVAVKKFLDQDFYGDALDEFRSEVRIMRRLRHPNIVLFMGAVTRPPNLSIVSEYLPRGSLYKILHRPNCLIDEKRRIKMALDVAKGMNCLHTSVPTIVHRDLKSPNLLVDNNWNVKVCDFGLSRLKHSTFLSSKSTAGTPEWMAPEVLRNEQSNEKCDVYSFGVILWELATLRMPWSGMNPMQVVGAVGFQDRRLDIPKEVDPLVARIIYECWQKDPNLRPSFSQLTSALKTVQRLVTPSHQETQSPPVHQEISVNSTP